One Polynucleobacter sp. SHI8 genomic window, TTTTCTCTAATAGAAGACGGAACTACGGATTGAATTAAATCCTCTCTTGATTGAAAGCCGAGTACCCGAAGCATAGAATTTTGTTCATCGGGTGACGGGCCAATATGCCTTGAAATAAATTCAGCATGTGTTTGAAGGTTATCTTGTACTAGAGAGGAAGGCATACGTTATTCCCCAATGGATGAGCTATATGATGCAGCATCAAGTAGGTCATTTAGATCAGTAGGATTTGATGCTTTGATCTTAAAAAACCAAGAGTCGTAGGGGGCGGAATTTATTTGTTCAGGAGAGTTCGTAAGAGCCTCATTAATAGCGATAATTTCACCATTGATTGGTGCGTAAATATCACTTGCTGCTTTAACTGATTCTACAACAGCACAATTAGATTTTGCAACAACTTGTTGCCCCACTTTGGGAAGCTCTATAAACACAATATCACCTAAAGCATCTTGAGCATGATGCGTAATTCCTACTGAATAAGATCCATCTTCGTTAGATAAACACCATTCGTGAGAAGCTGCGTATTTTAAATTTTGTGGCACTGACATAAAAAATCTCCTAAAAAATTAAATAAGAATTTGACCGCGACGAACAAATTGAGGTTTGACTAATTGAGCATCAATTTCTTGATCGCGAATAATAACTTGAACAATAGATCCAAGAATTTGACCTTTGGGTAAACGGGCTAAGCCAATAGACTTCTCTAGAGAGGGACTATACGTTCCAGAACATATTTCACCTAAACCCGAAGGAGTTACAACTTTCTGATGAGATCGAATAATCCCTTTGCCTAATAAAACGAGACCTAAAAAATCAAATTGTTGACCATCTTGAATGAGATGAGATTTACCAATGAAATTGCGCTCGCTTTTTAAATCGACTGTCCAAGACAATCCAGAATCAAGAGGGCTCGTTTGTGTATTCATATCTTGGCCGTATAAGTTATAGCCAGCCTCAATACGAAGAGTGTCTCTGGCACCCAAACCAGCAGGTTTTAAATCTGATGAAAGATTTAGTAAATAGTCCCAAACGAACTGACCTTGAGATATTGGAATAC contains:
- the gcvH gene encoding glycine cleavage system protein GcvH, with amino-acid sequence MSVPQNLKYAASHEWCLSNEDGSYSVGITHHAQDALGDIVFIELPKVGQQVVAKSNCAVVESVKAASDIYAPINGEIIAINEALTNSPEQINSAPYDSWFFKIKASNPTDLNDLLDAASYSSSIGE